The genomic stretch ATCCAGAGTCAAGTGTGTTGCCAATTACACCACCGGGCAATGTCAAAAACACCAATTTTACCAAGGGGTTCTCTGGAAGGGGGCTGATTTAGCCGCGAGGGTGCAACCATTTTGCAACCACTGGGGTCAATTGGTATAGAATGGTACGAAAATGATTCCACTTGTGCAACCACTTGCCTGAATACAGAATGATGCAATGCGTGGTTAGCATCATTATGCGTCTCAACGAGATGGTACCAGGTTGTCCCATTTTGCGCGGGGAAATCAATCCTCAAACGAAAACTGCAACCGGAGCTATGAGAGTTTCGGATCGTAAACTCTGGGATTGTTCAGCTACTCACCCCCGATCGATTGTTTTTCCCCATTTAAACGCTTACCTTCCATTGTACTGCGCTTCTATGGAGGTAGCGCTATGGCCCACGGAAAGCTGCTCGCATCGCTAAGTTCCTTCCTCGTTGTAATGGTCTGTCACACAAACGCGTTCTCGCAAATTTCCAGTACTGTATGGCTAACGATTCGAGATAATGCAGGTGGCCATGATTCATTAGTGTTCGGCAATGACCAACGCGCTACATATTGCCTCGATACAGTATTGGGTGAAAACGCATCACCTCCTTACCCGCCAACCGGATTTGCTGCTGTTTTTTTGAGCATACCCGGAAGGCAGAACTGTTTCACCACCCTTGGGATAATCAAGAAGGATTTGCGTGATTTCCCACCTACACATAGAGACACATTCCAAATCCGGTTTCAAAACGTAGATTCCTTAGCGGAGCTACCCAATGTGTCTGCAACACTGCGATGGCCGGATGTAGCATGCTTAAGCGCTCGGTGCGATAGTATGTTTATTGTCGATCCCTCGGCTGCCATTCTACCGACCAGGGTTGACATGTTTGCGCAAGACAGTCTCATTTTGCAAAGTGTATATGATCCCAATGGGCCCAATCCAACCGCCCCGGTGTACACATTCTTCATCTACGATTACGGTCTACGGCAAATTGTTGATGATTGCATGCTCGGACCCGAGGTTGTCACTTACTCCGCTAGCCATATAGATACAGCGTCCGCGACCCTCAATGGAGGTGTTGCAGGTAACTGCTACAGCGTAGACTCCGTTGCCTTCCGATTCGGAACCACAACGAGTTACGGTAATGGGATTTCTGCGACGCAGGGTGCAGGAGCTACCTACTTCGCGCTCGTTGCAAATCTCACACCCAAGACAACTTATCACTATCAGATCATCTCATATCTAAAGCGTCCGTGTGGTCCATCCTGGATCTTTGCTGGCGGGGATAGTACTTTCACAACCGCGTTCTTGACATCTGCCCAAGATGACCTGATTGATCTTCCGCGGGAATTTTCGTTAGGCCAAAACTATCCTAACCCATTTAATCCATCAACATCAATCTCCTACAGCATCCCAAAACAAACCCACGTCCGACTGCAAATCTTCAATCCGCTAGGACAACTCATCACTACACTCGTGGATCAGGACAAACCCCCCGGCACCTACACCGCTAAATGGGACGCCAGCACCCAGCCCAGCGGCTTATATTTCTATCGGTTATCAGCGGGAGAGCTTGTTCAGACGAAGAAGGCAATCTTGATCCGATGAGAGAGCGTCGAGCAATCATGAATGGAATGAAGTGGGTTTGCTTTCTATTGGTGACAATTATTGCATATTCCTGCAATGATTTTATCGAGCCCGATGTATTCGGTCCGACGGTAAGTCGTGGGTCAGGGTACGCCCGCCGAATTCAGCTAAACTATTCCCACGCTGACTCGATTGAAGCTGGCAATTTCGCTGTGTGGTATTCCGGACAAAATCGTCCATCCGACAGCTTGATCTCTGAGTTGTTGTACTCGCTCAATTACCTGCGATATGCGTTCGACGACAGTATCCGTTTTCAAAATGCGCCAGTCCTCCAGCAGAGGTTTCTAGCTCCCTGGGTGGTTTCCGAATTGCTTTTGAAAGTTGATGATACGACAGCCCATAAGATAAACCTTGGACAATATGACGGCTGGAATAGACTTGACGAGTATCTCCGTCCGGCCTATCATGATTCGGCGGACGTATTGGCCTGGTTGGACCTGCATTTTAATGGATTTCTCCATCCGAGGAGACTCGGAGAATTGTACCGTCAACTTCCGGGAGTAATTGATTGGGAGGAAAATCTTATTTTCCTCGGCGACTGGGGTGCCTTTCCAATTTACCCCAGCTTCGATGGTGAAGATTGGTCGTACCTATTCACCAGCGGAACCGGTTTAGGGCCCGGCTCCGCTTGGTACTTCAGATATGTCAGAGGTATTCCGCACTACATTGGTGTGTGGAATTCTGGAGAGCCCGAACCTCCGTGGTGGATTGATGTTCAAAACGGTATAGATTTCGTGCATTGGGATGGACCGCCACATTGACCAACGAGCGGTGTCTTCTGCGTCATCCGAAGCATAACTTATCATCTTCTCAGAATTTAATTCAAGGACGCCATGGAAAACAATAAACAACCCGCTTATGGTAACGGCAAGATCTGCTACCTCGAGATTCCTGCCGTTGACATCGATAAATCTTCCGCCTTTTACAGAGACGTTTTCGGGTGGCAGCTCCGAACACGGGGGGACGGGCACATCGCCTTCGATGACACGGTCGGGCAAGTGAGCGGCACGTGGGTGACCGGACGGAAAGCGGGAAGAGAACCGGGAGTCTTGATCTACATCATGGTTGACAGTGTCGAGAACACGATAAAAGCAGTGAGCGCCCATGGAGGGAAGATAGTCCAACCCATCGGTATGGACGCACCTGAGATCACGGCGAGATTCAGCGACCTGGCGGGAAATGTCTTCGGACTCTATCAGCAGCCGTCAAAAGGGTAGATCCACTCCTCGCCCACACGGCACGAAAGGCAGTCCCTAGTGTAACCCCTTCGCAGCCCGCTGAGATACTGCCAGGCGCGCCAACCTCCCTTTGACACCCGGATCATCCGGGTTGATAGCCCGCGCCTGCTCCAGAGTCGACTCAGCTTCCTGCAGTGACCCTACCGCTTCATAAAAATCCTCCGCCGCAAGGAGCAGAGAAAGGTTCTGAGGAAAGGTCTTCCGGATGTTGGAAACCAGATCAGCGCACCCGGCGGGCGCACCGGGCCGGCTGCAGAGATCGGCCAGATTTTCAATCCCCTCCTTCGCATGGTCAATTGATCCGCTCCGGATCGAATTCGATAGCAGCAGCTTGAGGCACGCATACTCGCTATCCGGCTGATTCAGCTTTCGCCGAAAGAGGGATGCATAGTAGACCGTCTGAGGGGATGTCTCGAGCTGCATCTCTTCCGCCATGGTCCGGATTGCGCGCGTCGTATCGCCAAGCTCAAAGTCGGCAATCGCATGGATGAACCGTGCCATCGGATAGTTCGGGTACTTCGTCAGGATTGTGTCGACGTGCCGACGCGCCTCCTCATTGCGCCCCTGCTGCGCCAGATTTGCCGCTAGATAGATTCGGGCATCAGCAAGATCGGGATCATGAGAGATTGTCTCGGTGTACATGGTAAGGGCGGCGCCCGGCTTGACCTGAGTCCGCAGGAGGTTACCCGCGAGATAAAACTCCTGCGCGCGGTAGCGTTCTACTACTCGAGGAACATACCATATCAACAACAAGGCAAAGAGTGCATATGGTGCGAGATGAATCTTTTTCACCCACTGAGGGAGAGTGATCGAGAAAGAGCGTGCCTCCGTTGCGCGCTTCTCATGCAAAAGTGCGAGGATCATCCAGAACATCAAAGCGACGGGCACCGTCCGAAGATTCATGCTTGCAAGATTGTCCATGAGGATCGCTGCAATGGCGCACAAGAGTCCCGCCACCATAATCCTTTCAGCGGATTCCGCCTGCTTCATTCTCTTTATCGCAGACCGGATCGTCAGACCAACGATCGTCACGAATCCGAGAAGCCCGGAAAGACCTGTCTCCGAAAGAATCTCAAGGAATTCATTATGGGCGTGCGGGACGATATCCTCCGAATGGGCCATCCAATACTCCGGCGAACGGAATTTCGGAAGGAACGCTACGAAATTGCCAATCCCCTGGCCGAAGAGCGGGGAGGCGAGGAACGCGTTCCACGCTCCCTTGTAAAAATAGAGTCTCCGCGCAATGGAGGAGGTGGGGTTCGATTCGACGATCGCAAGTAATCGACGTTGTACCATCTCAGGGAAGAGGAGGAACATCAAGACTGCCGCCGCGGCAAGGATTCCTAGCGCAATCCAGCGTGTTCTCGCCGGGCGGACGTTCAGGAACACGAGCAAAAGGACTCCCGCTGCCGCTCCCGCCCACGCGCTTCTTGCTTCCGTTGTGATCAATAAATAGCCGATGACGATAAGCAATAGCCCCATCGGAATCCGGGCCTCGGGACGCGGGTTCGCAAGTATCCTGGCAGCGAGAA from Bacteroidota bacterium encodes the following:
- a CDS encoding VOC family protein produces the protein MENNKQPAYGNGKICYLEIPAVDIDKSSAFYRDVFGWQLRTRGDGHIAFDDTVGQVSGTWVTGRKAGREPGVLIYIMVDSVENTIKAVSAHGGKIVQPIGMDAPEITARFSDLAGNVFGLYQQPSKG
- a CDS encoding O-antigen ligase family protein — its product is MKTRTDTGLLFMQWLVILALAGTSLVFVVNVNDSTMLKRPILYVTTALLAAAWTSHSLQRMKIHRTFSAIDLAVLAYVALSAISLLNAPNLTLGVTGLGDLLCYALLFAVSIQLLEDRGFAQRIFKSLIGITIVAGIVAIFQHFSADRSSSVTIGRETISTFGNVTYFAGFLAPMVALLAARILANPRPEARIPMGLLLIVIGYLLITTEARSAWAGAAAGVLLLVFLNVRPARTRWIALGILAAAAVLMFLLFPEMVQRRLLAIVESNPTSSIARRLYFYKGAWNAFLASPLFGQGIGNFVAFLPKFRSPEYWMAHSEDIVPHAHNEFLEILSETGLSGLLGFVTIVGLTIRSAIKRMKQAESAERIMVAGLLCAIAAILMDNLASMNLRTVPVALMFWMILALLHEKRATEARSFSITLPQWVKKIHLAPYALFALLLIWYVPRVVERYRAQEFYLAGNLLRTQVKPGAALTMYTETISHDPDLADARIYLAANLAQQGRNEEARRHVDTILTKYPNYPMARFIHAIADFELGDTTRAIRTMAEEMQLETSPQTVYYASLFRRKLNQPDSEYACLKLLLSNSIRSGSIDHAKEGIENLADLCSRPGAPAGCADLVSNIRKTFPQNLSLLLAAEDFYEAVGSLQEAESTLEQARAINPDDPGVKGRLARLAVSQRAAKGLH